In the genome of Polaribacter sp. MED152, one region contains:
- a CDS encoding TonB-dependent receptor, whose amino-acid sequence MKKTINFLFLFASILVNAQSYQLSGKVVDQNNEPLANATVYAKNLQRGTTTKADGSYLLNLPKGEHFIQVTYLGYKSYLQGIVITNENVTANFTLQYENTVLDEVLVNAVRVNADIPVTFSNLSKKEIAKRNLGQDIPILLNYLPSVISSSDAGAGVGYTYMNVRGSNGERINVTVNGIPYNDAESHGTFWVNLGDFASSTENLQLQRGVGTSTNGSGAFGASLNILTDAVSEEAYGEISNSFGSFGTRKHTVKFSTGKINDHIEFAGRLSDIYSDGYVDRAFTDLKSYYLQGSYSDDNTLIKAITFGGEERTYQSWFGLDATQLAQDRRQNPYTYENEVDDYGQNHYQLHWNEQLNEKWSTTLGLNYTKGSGFFEQYKPGESAADFNNLIADGSDVIVRRWLDNDFYVANFNTNYKTEKLNLITGISYSNYTGDHFGEVIWGSDLAPNTEIRDRYYFSDATKNDFSLFAKANFYISEKLSGYADLQGRFVSYQTQGLTSDRAPIDVDANFDFFNPKFGLTYNVNANNNLYASFAVANREPNRNDFENGVSTPETLNDLEVGWRLNNGKVKLNTNVYYMDYKNQLVLTGALDDVGAPVRETSGSSYRLGLEIDADIRFSDKFSWKPNAAFSTNKNRDFFITRDGNTTPELLGNTDISFSPNVIVGNMFIYNPTDNLQLTLLSKYVGEQFLSNLSSAISTNDVLESYFTSDINIVYTITPNKIFDSITLTALINNIFDTEYVDRGYYFTYDDDFSVPGTVTTVDGAGYYPQATRNFLIGATLRF is encoded by the coding sequence ATGAAAAAAACTATCAATTTTTTATTCTTGTTTGCAAGTATACTTGTAAACGCACAGTCCTACCAACTTTCAGGAAAAGTAGTAGACCAAAACAACGAACCTTTAGCCAATGCAACTGTTTATGCAAAAAATTTACAGAGAGGTACCACTACAAAAGCAGATGGTTCTTACCTACTAAATTTGCCAAAAGGTGAACATTTTATTCAAGTAACTTATCTAGGTTACAAAAGCTATTTACAAGGCATTGTAATTACCAATGAAAATGTAACTGCCAATTTTACCCTGCAATATGAAAATACTGTATTAGATGAAGTTCTTGTAAATGCTGTAAGGGTAAATGCAGATATTCCTGTAACGTTTTCTAATTTATCTAAAAAGGAAATCGCAAAGCGTAATTTAGGACAAGACATTCCTATTTTGTTAAACTATTTACCTTCTGTTATTTCATCTTCAGATGCAGGTGCAGGTGTTGGTTACACTTACATGAATGTCCGTGGTTCTAATGGAGAAAGAATTAACGTAACCGTAAATGGTATACCTTATAATGATGCAGAAAGTCATGGAACTTTTTGGGTTAATTTAGGTGATTTTGCATCGTCTACAGAAAACTTACAACTGCAAAGAGGTGTAGGTACATCAACCAATGGTTCAGGTGCTTTTGGTGCAAGTTTAAATATTTTAACAGATGCTGTTTCTGAAGAAGCTTATGGAGAAATTTCGAATTCTTTTGGTTCTTTTGGCACACGTAAGCATACTGTAAAATTTAGTACAGGTAAAATTAACGACCATATAGAATTTGCAGGACGTTTGTCTGACATTTATTCTGATGGTTATGTAGATAGAGCTTTTACAGATCTAAAATCGTACTATTTACAAGGTAGTTATTCAGATGATAACACTCTTATAAAAGCCATAACTTTTGGTGGTGAAGAAAGAACTTACCAATCTTGGTTTGGTTTAGATGCTACCCAGTTAGCACAAGATAGAAGACAAAACCCATATACCTATGAAAATGAAGTAGATGATTATGGGCAAAACCATTATCAATTGCATTGGAATGAGCAGTTAAATGAAAAATGGAGTACTACTTTAGGTTTGAATTATACTAAAGGATCTGGATTTTTTGAGCAATACAAACCAGGAGAATCTGCTGCAGATTTTAATAATTTAATTGCAGATGGCAGTGATGTTATTGTAAGACGTTGGTTAGATAATGATTTTTACGTAGCTAACTTTAATACAAATTACAAAACCGAAAAATTAAATTTAATTACAGGAATCTCTTACTCAAATTATACTGGAGATCATTTTGGTGAAGTTATTTGGGGGTCTGATTTAGCGCCAAATACAGAAATTAGAGATCGTTACTATTTTTCTGATGCTACAAAAAATGACTTTTCACTTTTTGCAAAAGCTAATTTTTACATCTCAGAAAAATTATCTGGTTATGCAGATTTACAAGGGCGTTTTGTGTCTTATCAAACTCAAGGTTTAACTTCAGACAGAGCTCCTATAGATGTAGATGCTAATTTCGATTTCTTTAATCCAAAATTTGGTTTAACTTATAATGTAAATGCAAACAACAATTTATATGCTTCGTTTGCTGTTGCAAATAGAGAACCTAATAGAAACGATTTTGAGAATGGAGTTTCTACACCAGAAACTTTGAACGATTTAGAAGTAGGTTGGCGTTTAAATAATGGTAAAGTTAAATTAAATACTAACGTTTATTATATGGATTATAAGAATCAGTTAGTTTTAACAGGTGCCTTAGATGATGTAGGAGCTCCTGTAAGAGAAACATCTGGTAGCAGTTATAGATTAGGTTTAGAAATAGATGCTGATATTCGATTTTCTGATAAATTTTCTTGGAAACCAAATGCCGCTTTTAGCACCAACAAAAACAGAGACTTTTTTATTACAAGAGATGGGAATACAACTCCTGAATTATTAGGGAATACAGATATTTCGTTCTCACCAAATGTAATTGTAGGTAATATGTTTATCTATAACCCAACAGATAATTTACAGTTAACATTATTATCAAAATATGTTGGTGAACAGTTTTTAAGCAACTTAAGTAGCGCAATTTCTACAAACGATGTTTTAGAAAGCTACTTTACAAGCGATATAAATATTGTGTACACAATTACACCAAATAAAATCTTCGATTCAATTACATTAACAGCATTAATTAATAATATTTTTGATACTGAATATGTAGATAGAGGTTATTATTTTACTTATGATGATGATTTTTCTGTACCTGGTACAGTTACTACTGTTGATGGTGCAGGGTACTACCCACAAGCAACTAGAAACTTTTTAATTGGGGCAACCTTAAGATTTTAA
- a CDS encoding BamA/TamA family outer membrane protein produces the protein MKLYKKAVLFVFVLALSVTTQSQEKENESGLDKFVEYFTFYPNKNKVAKDSSLYLAKIITAPIVSYSPETSLGFGVGAKYLFKFKGSGEETRTSNMPVSLLYTLNSQFFIFSGFEIFTNQEKWVISGNILFQNYPRLYYGIGQNTPEENEEIYDTYQFLFEPILLKQAFTRYLFLGGGVRYNKIYDTKIEPNGLLESTQPSGFNGSTSVGFELAALYDSRDNILNASKGWYLELTKGYYGTALGGTHQFELTRFDLRHYLKISQKNDDVLAFQAIGHFANGDAPLSELALFGNEETMRGYIEGRYIEENLLAAQVEYRKTFKDSRLGMVAFLGAGDVFNKSKDLSLRDLKLNYGVGLRFMLDKKEKLNIRFDFGSGSNTDGNFYVNIAEAY, from the coding sequence ATGAAATTATATAAAAAAGCAGTGCTATTTGTTTTTGTTTTAGCACTAAGTGTAACAACTCAATCACAAGAAAAAGAAAACGAGAGTGGCTTAGATAAATTTGTTGAATACTTTACCTTTTATCCTAATAAAAATAAAGTAGCTAAAGACTCAAGTTTATATTTAGCTAAAATTATTACAGCACCAATTGTAAGTTATTCACCAGAAACCAGCCTTGGTTTTGGTGTAGGAGCAAAATATTTATTCAAATTTAAAGGAAGTGGAGAAGAGACAAGAACATCTAACATGCCAGTTTCTTTATTATATACATTAAACAGTCAGTTTTTTATTTTCTCAGGATTTGAAATCTTTACCAATCAAGAAAAATGGGTAATTTCAGGTAATATTTTATTTCAGAACTATCCAAGATTGTATTATGGAATAGGCCAAAATACACCTGAGGAAAATGAAGAAATTTACGATACATATCAATTTTTATTTGAACCAATTTTATTAAAGCAAGCATTTACACGTTATTTATTTTTAGGTGGTGGAGTTAGGTATAACAAAATTTACGATACTAAAATAGAGCCAAATGGATTGTTAGAAAGCACGCAACCTTCTGGTTTTAATGGCTCAACTTCTGTAGGTTTTGAGTTGGCTGCTTTGTATGATAGTAGAGATAATATTTTAAATGCTTCTAAAGGATGGTATTTAGAGCTAACCAAAGGTTATTATGGTACAGCTTTAGGAGGTACACATCAATTTGAATTAACACGTTTTGATTTGCGTCATTACTTAAAAATATCCCAAAAAAATGATGATGTCTTAGCATTTCAAGCGATTGGTCATTTTGCAAATGGAGATGCACCTTTGTCTGAATTGGCTCTTTTTGGAAACGAAGAAACAATGCGTGGTTACATAGAAGGTAGATATATTGAAGAAAATTTACTAGCAGCTCAAGTAGAATACAGAAAAACGTTTAAAGATAGCAGATTAGGGATGGTGGCTTTTTTAGGAGCTGGAGATGTTTTTAATAAATCTAAAGACTTAAGTTTACGTGATTTAAAATTAAATTACGGAGTTGGTTTACGTTTTATGTTAGACAAGAAAGAAAAATTAAATATTAGATTCGATTTTGGATCTGGAAGTAATACAGATGGTAATTTTTACGTAAATATTGCAGAGGCTTATTAA
- the arfB gene encoding alternative ribosome rescue aminoacyl-tRNA hydrolase ArfB — protein MNKEQIVKELNFKAIRSSGAGGQHVNKTSSKIELTFDLENSLALSDKEKDLLKEKLASKLTKENQLILFCEETRSQHKNKELSIKRFLRLLKTNLIRPKKRRPTKPSRSSILKNVEKNKRNSLKKALRKKPRID, from the coding sequence ATGAATAAAGAGCAAATTGTAAAAGAGCTAAACTTTAAGGCTATTAGGAGCTCTGGTGCTGGAGGTCAGCATGTAAATAAAACCTCGTCAAAAATTGAATTGACCTTCGATTTGGAAAATTCTTTGGCTTTATCTGATAAAGAAAAAGATTTGCTGAAAGAGAAATTAGCGTCTAAATTAACCAAGGAAAATCAATTAATTTTATTTTGTGAAGAAACAAGATCGCAACACAAGAACAAAGAATTATCAATAAAACGTTTTTTACGATTGCTTAAAACCAATTTAATTAGACCCAAAAAAAGAAGACCTACTAAACCTAGCAGATCTTCTATTTTAAAAAATGTTGAGAAGAATAAACGTAATTCTTTAAAAAAAGCGTTGCGGAAAAAACCTAGAATAGATTAA
- a CDS encoding AAA family ATPase gives MEEKLTQEPNNLIKVVLFGPESTGKTTLSKQLAEHYNTVWAPEFAREYLQKKWNKEQKTCEAKDLLPIAIGQMKLENTLAQKANKILICDTDLLETKVYSEAYYGGFVDEQLDKASKNNSYDLYLLTYIDIPWEADEIRDKPDLRKEMFSAFEDALKSHNCNYILLKGDKQTRLHTATKAIDELLVGVNNLQCKANNE, from the coding sequence ATGGAAGAAAAGCTTACACAAGAACCCAACAACCTAATTAAAGTAGTATTATTCGGACCAGAATCTACTGGAAAAACTACACTTTCTAAACAATTAGCAGAGCACTACAATACTGTTTGGGCTCCTGAATTTGCACGTGAATATTTACAAAAAAAATGGAACAAAGAGCAAAAAACTTGCGAAGCTAAAGACTTACTTCCTATTGCTATAGGTCAAATGAAACTAGAAAATACCTTAGCCCAAAAAGCCAATAAAATTCTTATTTGCGATACAGATTTACTAGAAACTAAAGTTTATTCTGAAGCTTACTATGGAGGTTTTGTTGATGAACAACTGGACAAAGCTTCCAAAAATAATTCATACGATTTATACTTGCTCACCTATATTGATATTCCTTGGGAAGCAGATGAAATTAGAGACAAACCAGATTTAAGAAAAGAAATGTTTTCTGCCTTTGAAGATGCACTAAAATCTCATAATTGTAATTATATTTTATTAAAGGGAGATAAACAAACACGCTTGCACACAGCTACAAAAGCTATAGATGAATTGCTTGTTGGCGTTAATAATTTACAATGTAAAGCTAATAATGAATAA
- the pnuC gene encoding nicotinamide riboside transporter PnuC has product MMQAFDFLFGQYKNYSTLDTSLEIIAVIFGFLSVWYSKQNKIWVFPTGMVSTVIFVYLLYKWELLGDMMINAYYFIMSIYGWYIWTSKVDETHVTPISRTTKKEKTTSVFIFIATLIFVYLIYTKFDKWTSWVAYVDTTTTAIFFVGMWLMAKRKIENWIFWIVGDLISIPLYFYKGFTFTSFQYLGFTFIAIFGYLTWKKSLHKNPTT; this is encoded by the coding sequence ATGATGCAAGCTTTCGATTTTCTTTTTGGTCAATACAAAAACTATTCTACCCTAGATACATCCCTAGAAATAATAGCAGTAATTTTTGGCTTTTTATCTGTTTGGTATTCTAAGCAAAACAAAATTTGGGTTTTCCCAACAGGTATGGTAAGTACAGTAATATTTGTTTACTTGCTTTATAAATGGGAACTTTTAGGTGATATGATGATTAATGCCTACTATTTTATAATGAGTATTTATGGTTGGTATATTTGGACAAGCAAAGTTGATGAAACCCATGTTACCCCAATTTCTAGAACTACAAAAAAAGAGAAAACAACCTCTGTTTTTATATTTATTGCCACTCTTATTTTTGTGTATTTAATATATACAAAATTTGATAAATGGACCTCTTGGGTAGCTTATGTAGATACAACTACAACTGCAATTTTCTTTGTGGGTATGTGGTTAATGGCGAAACGAAAAATAGAAAATTGGATTTTTTGGATTGTTGGAGATTTAATTTCTATACCTTTATATTTCTATAAAGGATTTACCTTTACCAGCTTTCAATATTTAGGATTTACATTTATTGCCATTTTTGGCTATTTAACATGGAAGAAAAGCTTACACAAGAACCCAACAACCTAA
- a CDS encoding 4'-phosphopantetheinyl transferase superfamily protein, whose amino-acid sequence MPLYKTITVSQTTKVFIWKIEESLETLKETISLTDKNEARLQSMKSELHQKGFLSIRHLLKEVGLTDADLIYDEFGKPHLANERYISITHSFNFTAIIYSTEKEVGIDIEKQRDKILKIAHKFTPFEEYKTIANHDALIRKLTIVWGAKESLYKIYGKKKLLFLHHIYVADFKFESAKTTGEIRFNGETATYDVAFTEFEGFTCVYAL is encoded by the coding sequence ATGCCTCTTTACAAAACTATAACAGTTTCACAAACTACTAAAGTCTTCATTTGGAAGATTGAAGAAAGCTTAGAAACGCTAAAAGAAACAATTTCATTAACCGATAAAAATGAGGCAAGATTGCAATCTATGAAGTCTGAATTGCATCAAAAAGGTTTTTTATCTATTAGACATTTACTAAAAGAAGTGGGTTTAACTGATGCTGATTTAATTTACGATGAATTTGGTAAACCTCATTTAGCAAATGAAAGGTATATTTCTATTACACACTCGTTTAATTTTACAGCAATCATATATTCTACAGAAAAAGAAGTAGGTATAGATATTGAAAAACAAAGAGATAAAATTTTAAAAATCGCACATAAATTTACTCCTTTTGAAGAATACAAAACCATTGCAAACCATGATGCTTTAATTCGAAAATTAACTATTGTTTGGGGTGCTAAAGAAAGTTTGTATAAAATTTATGGGAAGAAAAAGTTGCTTTTTTTACATCATATTTATGTAGCAGACTTCAAATTTGAATCTGCTAAAACAACTGGAGAAATTCGTTTTAATGGAGAAACTGCTACTTACGACGTTGCTTTTACCGAATTTGAAGGGTTTACTTGTGTTTATGCTCTTTAA
- the ahcY gene encoding adenosylhomocysteinase: protein MSTNTAYVPFKVKDISLADWGRKEIELAEAEMPGLMSLRDEYGDSQPLKGARIAGCLHMTIQTAVLIETLQALGAEVTWSSCNIFSTQDQAAAAIAATGTPVYAWKGMNEEEFDWCIEQTLFFGEDKKPLNMILDDGGDLTNMVLDKYPELAAGINGLSEETTTGVHRLYERVKNGTLPMPAININDSVTKSKFDNKYGCKESAVDAIRRATDIMLAGKRVVVCGYGDVGKGTAASFKGAGSIVTVTEIDPICALQAAMDGFEVKKLETVVANADIVITTTGNKGIVRGEHFEAMKDKVIVCNIGHFDNEIDVPYLNNNSEKVEIKPQVDKYNINGKDIILLAEGRLVNLGCATGHPSFVMSNSFTNQTLAQIELWNNADAYENKVYMLPKHLDEKVAKLHLAKIGVELTELSNDQADYIGVTVEGPYKPEHYRY, encoded by the coding sequence ATGAGCACAAATACAGCGTATGTACCATTTAAAGTTAAAGATATTTCTTTAGCAGATTGGGGTAGAAAAGAAATTGAATTGGCAGAAGCAGAAATGCCAGGTTTAATGAGTTTAAGAGATGAGTATGGAGATTCTCAACCTTTAAAAGGTGCAAGAATTGCAGGTTGTTTACATATGACAATTCAGACTGCTGTTTTAATTGAAACTTTACAAGCTTTAGGAGCAGAGGTAACTTGGAGTTCTTGTAATATTTTTTCTACACAAGATCAAGCTGCTGCTGCAATTGCTGCAACAGGCACTCCAGTTTATGCTTGGAAAGGTATGAATGAAGAAGAATTTGACTGGTGTATAGAACAAACTTTATTTTTTGGTGAAGATAAAAAGCCATTAAATATGATTTTAGATGATGGTGGAGATTTAACCAACATGGTTTTAGATAAATATCCAGAATTAGCTGCAGGTATTAATGGTTTATCAGAAGAAACAACTACAGGAGTTCATAGACTTTACGAAAGAGTAAAAAACGGAACATTACCAATGCCAGCTATTAATATTAACGATTCTGTTACAAAATCTAAATTTGATAACAAATACGGTTGTAAAGAATCTGCAGTAGATGCAATTCGTAGAGCAACAGATATTATGTTAGCAGGTAAAAGAGTAGTAGTTTGTGGTTATGGAGATGTTGGTAAAGGTACAGCAGCTTCTTTTAAAGGTGCAGGTTCTATTGTTACTGTTACAGAAATAGACCCTATTTGTGCTTTACAAGCAGCTATGGATGGTTTCGAAGTGAAAAAATTAGAAACAGTTGTGGCTAATGCAGATATCGTAATTACCACTACTGGAAATAAAGGAATTGTAAGAGGTGAGCACTTTGAAGCAATGAAAGACAAAGTTATTGTTTGTAACATTGGGCACTTTGATAATGAAATTGATGTTCCTTACTTAAATAACAATAGCGAGAAAGTAGAAATTAAGCCACAGGTTGATAAATACAACATTAATGGTAAAGATATTATTCTTTTAGCTGAAGGACGTTTAGTAAACTTAGGTTGTGCAACTGGGCACCCAAGTTTTGTAATGTCTAACTCATTTACAAATCAAACTTTAGCGCAAATTGAACTTTGGAATAATGCTGATGCATATGAAAACAAAGTTTATATGCTACCTAAGCATTTAGACGAAAAAGTAGCAAAATTGCACTTAGCTAAAATTGGTGTTGAGTTAACAGAGTTAAGCAATGATCAAGCAGATTATATTGGTGTAACTGTAGAAGGGCCATACAAGCCAGAACACTACAGATACTAA
- a CDS encoding PepSY domain-containing protein: protein MGKKKYSAKKFINDVHLWLGLASGIILFLVCLSGTVLAFEHEIKDAFSEEFYIEKKSERLTIDQLVLALETNNEGTVSSVKIPENESKPYSFRVKKDPKQRRGSTVLVNPFTAEIKKVEKSSADAFLSTMFRLHRWLLLDTKIGRPIVGTATIIFLILAISGVVLWFPKKLKWKYLKQGLKIKTKAKWKRINYDLHNTLGFYACIFLIIMSITGLCWSFASYRSGLSTLIGAKVFNRSSPKFNLAQNKDGKTISLNEALAITNSKLVYEGDVSLSFPTKKNNYFSISKTNKENWSPVTSDRLYLSNSGNVLEVQYFKDKPLNVQFASLIKPIHTGEIFGNFSKIIYFLACLIATSLPVTGTIIWLNKLKKKKKKKAKGA, encoded by the coding sequence ATGGGTAAGAAAAAATATAGTGCTAAAAAATTTATTAATGATGTTCATCTATGGTTAGGTTTAGCAAGTGGAATTATACTGTTTTTAGTTTGTTTAAGTGGAACAGTTTTAGCCTTTGAACATGAAATAAAAGATGCTTTTTCAGAGGAATTTTATATTGAAAAAAAATCAGAAAGATTAACTATTGATCAATTGGTTTTAGCTTTAGAAACCAACAATGAAGGCACTGTATCAAGTGTTAAAATTCCTGAAAATGAAAGCAAACCTTATAGTTTTAGAGTAAAAAAAGATCCGAAGCAAAGAAGAGGTTCTACAGTTTTGGTAAATCCGTTTACAGCAGAAATTAAAAAGGTAGAAAAATCTAGTGCAGATGCATTTTTGTCTACGATGTTTAGACTACACAGATGGTTGTTACTAGACACCAAAATAGGTAGACCAATTGTAGGTACAGCAACAATTATATTTTTAATATTGGCCATTTCTGGTGTGGTTTTATGGTTTCCTAAAAAGCTAAAGTGGAAATATTTAAAACAAGGATTAAAAATTAAAACCAAGGCCAAATGGAAAAGAATTAACTATGATTTACACAATACCTTAGGTTTTTATGCCTGTATTTTCTTAATTATTATGAGTATTACAGGTTTATGTTGGTCTTTTGCAAGCTACAGATCAGGTTTAAGTACTTTAATTGGTGCAAAAGTTTTTAATAGATCTTCACCCAAATTTAACTTAGCTCAAAATAAGGACGGAAAAACCATCTCACTTAACGAAGCTTTAGCAATTACAAACTCAAAATTAGTTTACGAAGGTGATGTTTCTTTGAGTTTCCCTACTAAGAAAAATAATTATTTTAGTATTAGTAAAACCAACAAAGAAAACTGGTCTCCTGTTACTTCAGACAGATTATATTTAAGCAATTCTGGTAACGTATTAGAAGTGCAATATTTTAAGGACAAACCTTTAAACGTTCAATTTGCATCGTTAATAAAACCAATTCATACAGGAGAAATTTTTGGCAATTTTTCTAAAATAATATATTTTTTAGCGTGTTTAATAGCTACAAGTTTGCCTGTAACAGGTACTATTATTTGGCTAAATAAATTAAAGAAAAAGAAGAAGAAAAAAGCCAAAGGAGCCTAA
- a CDS encoding DASS family sodium-coupled anion symporter, whose product MKTTKKIGLFLGPLLFFLIKFLPITLVSQKADAVIAVAIWMVIWWITESVHIAVTALLPLILFPLLKVMPIADVGANYGSPIIFLFFGGFVLALALEKVNLHKRIALNIVKFTGTTSEKVVLGFMLATAFMSMWISNTASTVVMLPIAISVIRLLINDEDGFTKGDKNFALSIMLGIAFAANAGGIATVIGTPPNSVLIGLLENQYNIQISFLTWMSFGLPFSLIMIAVVYFVLVKWMFPCREIQFTASANVIDDEIKKLGKISSEEKRVLTIFGITVFLWITRTLINAIFPELKLSDTIISLIAAVALFAIPMSFKRGNFVLHWDDTSKLAWGILLLFGGGLALAKGMASSGLVAVITDVIAAGNFNILLTASLLILLMLFMTELMSNVALVAVLAPVVAGIAIGLNIPMLNLLIPVTMASSCAFMLPMATPPNAIVFASGYVKVKQMVKAGVVLNMIAVGLLILYYQFIIPLFF is encoded by the coding sequence ATGAAAACTACTAAAAAAATAGGATTATTTCTAGGGCCACTTCTATTTTTCCTAATCAAATTTTTACCGATAACTTTGGTTTCCCAAAAAGCAGATGCAGTAATTGCAGTTGCTATTTGGATGGTTATTTGGTGGATAACCGAAAGTGTTCATATTGCTGTTACTGCTTTATTACCACTTATTTTATTTCCGCTTTTAAAAGTGATGCCAATTGCAGACGTTGGCGCCAATTATGGGAGTCCAATTATCTTTCTGTTTTTTGGTGGTTTTGTGTTGGCCCTAGCTTTAGAAAAAGTAAACCTTCATAAAAGAATTGCACTAAATATTGTAAAATTTACGGGTACAACATCAGAAAAAGTTGTTTTAGGTTTTATGCTGGCTACTGCTTTTATGAGTATGTGGATCAGTAATACAGCATCTACAGTGGTTATGCTACCTATTGCAATATCTGTAATTCGTTTATTAATAAATGATGAAGATGGTTTTACAAAGGGCGATAAGAATTTTGCACTAAGCATTATGTTAGGTATTGCGTTTGCTGCAAATGCAGGTGGAATTGCTACAGTTATTGGTACGCCTCCAAATTCGGTTTTAATTGGTTTGTTAGAAAATCAATACAATATCCAAATTTCGTTCTTAACATGGATGAGTTTTGGATTGCCATTTTCTTTAATAATGATAGCAGTTGTGTATTTTGTATTAGTAAAATGGATGTTTCCTTGTAGAGAAATTCAATTTACAGCATCAGCTAATGTTATAGATGATGAGATTAAAAAATTAGGCAAAATTTCGTCCGAAGAAAAAAGAGTGTTAACCATATTTGGTATTACCGTTTTTCTTTGGATTACAAGAACCCTTATTAATGCTATTTTTCCAGAACTAAAGCTTTCAGATACAATTATAAGTTTAATAGCGGCTGTTGCATTATTTGCAATACCCATGAGTTTTAAAAGAGGAAACTTTGTTTTGCACTGGGATGATACTAGCAAATTGGCTTGGGGTATTTTACTGCTATTTGGTGGTGGTTTAGCATTAGCAAAAGGCATGGCTTCAAGTGGACTAGTTGCTGTTATTACAGATGTAATTGCTGCAGGTAATTTTAATATTTTACTAACAGCCTCATTGCTTATACTATTAATGTTATTTATGACAGAACTAATGAGCAATGTTGCTTTAGTTGCTGTTTTAGCTCCTGTAGTTGCAGGTATTGCAATAGGTTTAAATATACCAATGCTTAATTTACTAATACCAGTAACCATGGCAAGTAGTTGTGCTTTTATGCTACCTATGGCTACTCCTCCAAATGCAATTGTTTTTGCCAGTGGTTATGTAAAAGTGAAACAAATGGTAAAAGCAGGTGTTGTTTTAAATATGATTGCAGTAGGCTTATTAATTCTTTATTATCAATTTATAATTCCTTTATTTTTCTAA